The following proteins come from a genomic window of Synechococcus sp. BIOS-E4-1:
- a CDS encoding HEAT repeat domain-containing protein — protein MAERFDVLVQGISKPDALHLLFAKTDSVERPSDRYFAATRLGLCDCDETLDALIRATSDLKVDELFDRITRRKAVEALGRRKDAKAIPALVEVLRCTDTEAVINSLSALIRIGWSPSEEEESHLLNLLDGEVTQARAVIQLFTRLRIKSVRSKECIGGLCDHESLLISGAARACMASIYGEHDLMKPLVACLTDLVAGKRRSAVIDIGDSGVEALLPDLIRAPVSMSLRAKSFFQIIDANDSASDPRHQIFLKQLLRDDPLLLDINSEWQCGEDPSEIEQNLSHRDEARQYGAAASLMRIDRDECLKLIESMQERLWSDYVTHYYLTCIVGLRSIQEKGDLIRSALAETTPQYTKSRIAAAWACVELQLFDQMELLAELSSSAPWAPLRWSCQQALGHLREQQNIAASA, from the coding sequence ATGGCAGAGCGTTTCGATGTTTTGGTTCAGGGGATATCAAAGCCTGATGCACTTCATTTATTGTTTGCCAAAACAGACTCTGTTGAAAGACCATCTGATCGGTATTTTGCGGCTACAAGATTGGGGCTGTGTGATTGTGACGAAACTCTGGATGCTTTGATCAGGGCGACTAGCGATCTAAAAGTTGACGAATTGTTCGACAGGATTACTCGACGTAAAGCTGTTGAAGCACTGGGTAGAAGGAAGGATGCAAAGGCGATTCCTGCATTGGTTGAAGTTCTGAGGTGCACTGATACCGAGGCGGTGATTAATTCCTTGTCAGCATTGATCAGAATTGGCTGGTCACCAAGTGAAGAAGAGGAAAGTCATCTTCTCAACCTCTTGGATGGAGAAGTCACGCAAGCACGTGCAGTGATTCAGCTTTTCACGAGGCTTCGCATCAAAAGCGTTCGTTCCAAAGAATGCATAGGAGGTTTGTGCGATCACGAAAGTCTTTTGATCTCTGGTGCTGCCAGGGCCTGCATGGCCTCGATTTACGGGGAACATGATCTGATGAAGCCATTGGTGGCATGTCTGACAGATCTTGTCGCAGGCAAGCGTAGGTCCGCTGTCATTGATATCGGTGACTCTGGCGTTGAAGCTCTCCTTCCGGATTTGATTCGTGCGCCTGTTTCAATGTCCCTCAGGGCTAAAAGTTTCTTTCAGATTATTGATGCTAATGACTCGGCCTCTGATCCCAGACATCAGATTTTTTTAAAGCAGCTTTTACGTGATGATCCCCTTTTATTGGATATCAATTCTGAGTGGCAGTGTGGTGAAGATCCCTCCGAGATTGAGCAAAATCTCAGTCATCGTGATGAAGCACGGCAATATGGTGCTGCAGCGAGTCTGATGAGAATAGATCGTGATGAATGTTTGAAGTTAATTGAGAGTATGCAGGAGAGGCTCTGGTCTGATTATGTGACTCACTACTACCTGACCTGCATTGTTGGACTGCGTTCAATTCAGGAGAAAGGAGATCTGATCCGCTCTGCGCTTGCGGAGACAACACCTCAATACACCAAGTCAAGAATTGCTGCCGCCTGGGCTTGTGTTGAACTACAGCTTTTTGATCAGATGGAATTACTGGCTGAACTTTCCAGCTCTGCTCCATGGGCTCCACTGCGTTGGTCTTGCCAACAGGCACTTGGACATCTGCGTGAACAGCAAAACATCGCCGCTAGTGCATGA
- the trpS gene encoding tryptophan--tRNA ligase produces MRLPRVLSGVQPTGALHLGNWLGAIRNWVDLQKDHDTFFCVVDLHAITVPHDPDRLAQDTLSTAALYLACGLDPKHSTVFVQSQVAAHSELCWLLNCVTPLNWLERMIQFKEKAVKQGDNVSVGLLDYPVLMAADILLYDADLVPVGEDQKQHLELARDIAQQRINARFGKAETPVLKVPKPLILKEGARVMSLTDGRSKMSKSDPNEGSRITLLDPPELIAKKIKRAKTDPERGLEFDNPDRPETDNLLGLYAILSGKGRDAVSKECVEMGWGQFKPLLAEAMIAALEPIQERYRLLMDDRAQLEMVLQQGRERAGAVACSTVRRTREAMGFLSAS; encoded by the coding sequence ATGAGGCTGCCTCGTGTTCTTTCGGGCGTCCAGCCGACGGGCGCCCTTCATCTGGGCAACTGGCTGGGAGCGATCCGCAACTGGGTTGATCTGCAGAAGGATCACGACACCTTTTTCTGTGTGGTCGACCTGCATGCCATCACCGTTCCCCATGACCCGGATCGCTTAGCCCAGGACACTCTCAGCACAGCAGCGCTGTATCTGGCCTGCGGGCTGGATCCGAAGCACTCGACTGTTTTTGTTCAGAGCCAGGTGGCCGCCCACAGCGAGCTCTGCTGGCTGCTGAACTGCGTCACGCCTCTGAATTGGCTGGAAAGGATGATCCAGTTCAAGGAAAAGGCGGTCAAACAAGGCGACAACGTGTCTGTGGGCCTGCTCGACTACCCCGTGCTGATGGCAGCGGACATCCTTTTATATGACGCTGATCTGGTTCCGGTCGGCGAAGACCAGAAGCAACACCTGGAACTGGCCCGTGACATCGCTCAACAGCGCATCAATGCCCGCTTCGGCAAGGCTGAGACCCCGGTGCTCAAGGTTCCCAAACCACTCATCCTCAAGGAAGGCGCCAGGGTCATGAGCCTGACGGATGGCCGCAGCAAGATGAGCAAGAGCGATCCCAATGAGGGAAGCCGCATCACCCTGCTTGACCCACCCGAACTGATTGCCAAGAAAATCAAACGGGCCAAAACAGACCCTGAGCGTGGTCTTGAATTTGACAACCCCGATCGCCCCGAGACCGACAACCTGCTGGGGCTTTACGCCATCCTCAGCGGCAAGGGACGCGACGCCGTGTCCAAGGAGTGCGTTGAGATGGGCTGGGGCCAGTTCAAACCGCTGCTGGCGGAGGCCATGATTGCTGCTCTCGAGCCCATTCAGGAGCGTTACCGCCTGCTGATGGACGACCGCGCTCAACTGGAGATGGTCCTGCAGCAAGGTCGCGAGCGGGCTGGTGCCGTGGCTTGCTCCACTGTCAGGCGGACACGAGAAGCCATGGGTTTCCTCAGTGCCAGCTAA
- the psbA gene encoding photosystem II q(b) protein: MATAIRSGRRGSWENFCQWVTDTNNRIYVGWFGVLMIPCLLAATVCFIIAFIAAPAVDIDGIREPVAGSLIYGNNIISGAVVPSSNAIGLHFYPIWEAASLDEWLYNGGPYQLVVFHFLIGISAYMGRQWELSYRLGMRPWICVAYSAPLSAAFAVFLVYPFGQGSFSDGMPLGISGTFNFMLVFQAEHNILMHPFHMLGVAGVFGGSLFSAMHGSLVTSSLVRETTENDSLNYGYKFGQEEETYNIVAAHGYFGRLIFQYASFNNSRSLHFFLAAWPVVGIWFTALGVSTMAFNLNGFNFNQSILDGQGRVLNTWADVLNRANLGMEVMHERNAHNFPLDLAAAESTPVALQAPAIG; the protein is encoded by the coding sequence ATGGCTACTGCAATCCGCAGCGGGCGCCGCGGCAGTTGGGAAAATTTCTGTCAGTGGGTCACCGACACCAATAACCGCATTTATGTGGGTTGGTTCGGTGTGCTGATGATTCCCTGTCTGCTTGCAGCCACCGTCTGCTTCATCATCGCCTTCATCGCCGCTCCCGCGGTGGACATCGACGGCATCCGTGAGCCCGTCGCCGGCTCCCTGATCTACGGCAACAACATCATCTCCGGTGCTGTTGTGCCCTCCTCGAACGCCATCGGCCTTCACTTCTATCCCATCTGGGAAGCGGCTTCACTCGACGAGTGGCTGTACAACGGCGGTCCTTACCAGCTGGTTGTCTTCCACTTCCTGATCGGCATCTCCGCCTACATGGGGCGTCAGTGGGAACTCTCCTACCGCCTCGGCATGCGCCCCTGGATCTGCGTTGCCTACAGCGCACCGCTGTCTGCAGCCTTCGCTGTGTTCCTGGTGTACCCCTTCGGTCAGGGTTCCTTCTCTGACGGCATGCCCCTGGGCATCTCCGGCACCTTCAACTTCATGTTGGTGTTCCAGGCCGAGCACAACATCCTGATGCACCCCTTCCACATGCTTGGTGTGGCTGGCGTCTTCGGTGGTTCACTGTTCTCCGCCATGCACGGTTCACTGGTGACCTCCTCCTTGGTTCGCGAAACCACTGAGAACGATTCACTGAACTACGGCTACAAGTTCGGCCAAGAGGAAGAGACCTACAACATCGTGGCTGCCCACGGTTACTTCGGTCGCCTGATCTTCCAATACGCATCGTTCAACAACAGCCGTAGCCTGCACTTCTTCCTGGCTGCCTGGCCCGTTGTCGGCATCTGGTTCACCGCCCTGGGCGTGTCAACCATGGCCTTCAACCTGAACGGTTTCAACTTCAACCAGTCCATCCTTGATGGTCAGGGCCGCGTCCTGAACACCTGGGCTGATGTGCTGAACCGCGCCAACCTCGGCATGGAAGTGATGCACGAGCGCAATGCTCACAACTTCCCCCTCGACCTGGCTGCTGCTGAGTCCACTCCTGTGGCTCTGCAAGCTCCCGCCATCGGCTGA
- a CDS encoding Nif11-like leader peptide family natural product precursor, with the protein MDSESNSVYKAQQPSPTVQANIAITSLIAMRESQSSKLMKTSRSPMSKAALHAFIDRARDDQAFRDQLADLGPQQIIDYAARNGFMFSDEIKGRFINRWAGVYFCPQAIEVGTLCPKLVPAGYKNLIHYAQSTCSSSELKEEEHDFRSGQKY; encoded by the coding sequence ATGGATTCAGAAAGCAATTCAGTTTACAAAGCTCAACAGCCCTCACCCACGGTGCAAGCAAATATTGCAATCACAAGCTTGATAGCAATGAGAGAATCACAAAGCAGTAAATTGATGAAAACATCCAGGAGCCCAATGTCTAAGGCTGCGCTGCATGCTTTTATTGACAGAGCAAGAGACGACCAGGCATTCCGAGACCAATTAGCTGATCTTGGACCGCAACAAATCATTGATTACGCGGCTCGCAATGGCTTCATGTTCTCCGACGAGATCAAAGGCCGATTCATCAATCGCTGGGCTGGTGTTTATTTCTGCCCTCAGGCCATTGAGGTTGGAACTCTTTGCCCCAAGCTGGTTCCTGCCGGCTACAAAAATTTGATCCACTACGCTCAGTCAACCTGCAGCTCTTCAGAACTCAAAGAAGAAGAGCATGATTTCAGATCAGGACAAAAATACTAA
- a CDS encoding DUF2605 domain-containing protein, whose amino-acid sequence MLRSLLASLLADFDHWFTRGQSILEQCPDSVLASGDRLDLAERLADGKRSIAATRSLLQASSEPVAVSMKAMAPWHQLVMEVWALSARVSRSSG is encoded by the coding sequence TTGCTGAGGTCACTCCTCGCTTCATTGCTTGCTGATTTCGACCACTGGTTTACCAGGGGTCAGTCAATACTTGAGCAATGTCCCGACAGTGTTCTCGCGTCCGGTGATCGTCTGGATTTGGCCGAACGTCTCGCTGACGGAAAGCGTTCGATCGCTGCCACCCGCTCTCTGTTGCAGGCCTCATCCGAGCCTGTCGCCGTCTCGATGAAAGCGATGGCTCCCTGGCATCAGCTGGTGATGGAGGTCTGGGCTCTTTCGGCCCGTGTTTCGCGTTCCTCAGGATGA
- a CDS encoding PfkB family carbohydrate kinase, whose protein sequence is MPTPLDRELKSLKLAVVGHQEWVTFLEVDALPRPGRIGRAFRDLEEPAGAGAVIAVQLARLTGQRVLFFTALGRDAIGQRSEQRLRELGVEPVVAWRDKPSRRGISLMDPSGDRAITVIGERLMPTAQDELGWERLADCDGVFASATDCDGLRQARQARVLSATPRLGLSVLQQASVPLDALIGSGLDPGEQVPENCLNPAPAVRIATEGEAGGLMIPGGRFDALQLPGRMVETYGCGDSFAAGVTAGLSAGWSTHQAVVLGARCGAACATRFGPYG, encoded by the coding sequence ATGCCCACGCCTTTGGACCGCGAGTTGAAATCTCTCAAACTGGCGGTGGTGGGTCATCAGGAATGGGTCACCTTTCTGGAGGTCGATGCCCTGCCCAGGCCAGGCAGGATCGGCAGAGCTTTCCGGGACCTCGAAGAACCTGCGGGTGCCGGAGCTGTGATCGCAGTCCAGCTGGCACGCCTCACCGGTCAAAGAGTGCTCTTTTTCACAGCACTCGGTCGAGATGCGATCGGCCAACGCAGCGAACAACGCCTCAGGGAGTTAGGCGTTGAACCGGTGGTGGCCTGGCGTGACAAACCCAGTCGCCGCGGAATCAGCCTGATGGACCCCAGCGGTGACCGTGCGATCACAGTGATCGGAGAGCGTTTGATGCCTACGGCTCAAGATGAACTCGGCTGGGAACGACTTGCCGACTGCGACGGCGTCTTCGCATCGGCTACCGACTGCGATGGCCTCCGGCAGGCTCGCCAGGCCAGGGTTCTGAGCGCAACGCCACGGCTGGGCCTCTCGGTACTGCAGCAAGCATCGGTGCCACTGGACGCCCTGATCGGCAGCGGACTTGACCCCGGTGAACAGGTTCCCGAGAACTGTCTCAATCCTGCACCCGCTGTTCGCATCGCCACCGAGGGTGAGGCAGGCGGCCTGATGATTCCCGGCGGACGTTTTGATGCTCTGCAACTGCCAGGCCGGATGGTGGAAACCTATGGATGTGGTGACAGCTTTGCCGCCGGTGTCACCGCAGGACTGAGCGCAGGTTGGAGCACCCATCAGGCCGTTGTGCTGGGAGCGCGTTGCGGTGCTGCCTGTGCAACACGCTTCGGTCCTTACGGCTGA
- the gap gene encoding type I glyceraldehyde-3-phosphate dehydrogenase, whose amino-acid sequence MSIRIGINGFGRIGRLAFRQAMACPDVEVVAINDLIELDYLAYLLRYDSTHRRFPGEIKVVDGHLMVNGSHIRVTAERDPRQLRWGDVGADYVLESTGFFLTNDTARQHLEAGAKRVVMSAPSKDDTPMFVMGVNHNSYAGEKIVSNASCTTNCLAPLAKVVNDHYGIVSGLMTTVHATTATQKPVDSPSLKDWRGGRGAGQSIIPSSTGAAKALGRVIPELNGKLTGMAFRVPTPDVSVVDLTVNLAKPASYEEIKKTMKDASQNGLSGILGYTEDPIVSNDLLGESCTSVFDAGAGMALNDQFMKLVAWYDNEWAYSCKCIDLMQHMAKHSSD is encoded by the coding sequence ATGTCCATCCGTATTGGCATCAATGGCTTCGGACGCATCGGGCGTCTCGCCTTCCGACAGGCCATGGCCTGCCCCGACGTGGAGGTGGTTGCCATCAACGACCTGATCGAACTCGACTACCTCGCCTACCTGCTGCGTTACGACTCAACGCATCGCCGGTTTCCAGGTGAAATCAAGGTCGTGGATGGGCACTTGATGGTGAATGGCAGTCACATTCGGGTCACGGCCGAACGTGACCCTCGCCAGCTGCGTTGGGGTGATGTGGGAGCGGACTACGTGCTGGAGAGCACTGGATTCTTTCTGACCAATGACACCGCCCGCCAACACCTGGAAGCAGGCGCCAAACGCGTGGTGATGAGCGCTCCCTCCAAGGACGACACTCCGATGTTCGTGATGGGAGTGAATCACAACTCCTATGCAGGAGAGAAGATTGTGTCGAATGCCAGCTGCACAACCAACTGCCTGGCACCACTCGCAAAAGTGGTCAATGACCACTACGGCATCGTCAGCGGCCTGATGACCACCGTGCACGCCACCACGGCAACCCAGAAGCCTGTGGACAGCCCCTCTTTGAAGGACTGGCGTGGTGGACGGGGAGCCGGACAGAGCATTATTCCCAGCTCCACGGGTGCAGCCAAAGCGTTAGGCCGTGTGATTCCAGAACTCAATGGAAAACTCACGGGAATGGCATTCCGAGTACCGACACCGGATGTCTCCGTGGTCGACCTGACCGTCAATCTGGCCAAACCGGCCAGCTACGAAGAGATCAAGAAAACAATGAAAGATGCTTCACAGAATGGTCTCTCCGGCATCCTCGGTTACACCGAAGATCCGATCGTTTCCAACGATCTTCTCGGAGAAAGCTGCACCTCAGTGTTTGATGCAGGAGCGGGAATGGCACTCAATGATCAGTTCATGAAGCTAGTTGCCTGGTACGACAATGAGTGGGCCTATAGCTGCAAATGCATTGACCTGATGCAGCACATGGCCAAACATTCTTCAGATTGA
- a CDS encoding high light inducible protein, whose product MSQQQATNKWFQDSAARAIHEQQLEQVERFNGRAAMLGIVIGVLTEAITGQGIVHQIGLGPLVDGYVACSAKYLPFCF is encoded by the coding sequence ATGAGTCAGCAGCAGGCAACCAACAAGTGGTTTCAGGATTCAGCGGCCCGCGCCATCCATGAACAACAGCTCGAGCAGGTGGAACGTTTCAACGGGCGTGCCGCCATGTTGGGCATCGTGATTGGCGTCTTGACTGAAGCCATCACAGGTCAGGGAATCGTCCACCAGATCGGACTCGGACCACTCGTTGATGGATACGTCGCCTGCAGCGCCAAATATCTTCCCTTCTGTTTCTGA
- a CDS encoding endolysin, with protein MLHRFTQRIQPLVQAAPKAIGLGSIGMGLALSLGQSLQAERSSERNQQNRMVAEALKPQRSANTTADNISDAALSSQPASHYAITPERRALLNTIRFAEGTWKDGKDLGYRILYGGGQFQDLSRHPERVVVKRYTSAAAGAYQFLPTTWQEVAHRLDLPSFAPEHQDQAALHLVKKRGALQEIDRNGLTKAAMNRLAPEWASFPTHAGQSAYGQPVKSHAELVAFYVTNLSQLRRGA; from the coding sequence TTGCTGCATCGATTCACCCAACGGATCCAACCCCTTGTCCAGGCCGCTCCAAAAGCCATCGGTCTTGGCTCGATCGGAATGGGATTGGCGCTTTCCCTGGGACAGAGCCTGCAGGCTGAGCGCTCCAGCGAACGCAATCAGCAGAACCGCATGGTTGCCGAGGCACTGAAGCCGCAGCGATCCGCGAACACCACGGCGGACAACATCAGCGATGCGGCCCTCTCCAGCCAGCCCGCATCGCATTACGCGATCACCCCTGAACGTCGTGCACTGCTTAACACCATTCGCTTTGCTGAAGGCACCTGGAAGGACGGCAAGGATCTCGGCTACCGCATCCTTTACGGAGGAGGCCAGTTTCAGGACCTCTCTCGCCATCCCGAACGTGTGGTCGTCAAGCGATATACCAGCGCCGCAGCAGGGGCTTATCAGTTCCTCCCCACCACCTGGCAGGAAGTCGCCCACAGACTTGACCTGCCCAGCTTCGCCCCTGAGCACCAGGACCAGGCAGCGCTGCATCTCGTTAAAAAGCGTGGCGCCTTGCAGGAGATCGATCGCAATGGCCTCACCAAAGCTGCAATGAATCGGCTCGCACCGGAATGGGCTTCGTTTCCAACCCATGCCGGCCAAAGCGCCTACGGACAACCCGTGAAAAGCCATGCCGAACTGGTGGCCTTCTATGTGACCAATCTGAGTCAGCTGCGTCGGGGCGCCTGA
- a CDS encoding HIT family protein, which produces MVSPEPQASCAICALHGDESELTAHEVWRSDLWLLRHHPRPAPLTGWCLLDSRRHFGGPMNFAPDEARQWGAVVQRASQLICEVTGCDRVYAIAFGEGARHLHLHLIPRCGDDPRTSAWKIADLYRDIEAGKVTAASTEHVHDWLLRARVLAPAFLS; this is translated from the coding sequence ATGGTTTCTCCGGAGCCGCAAGCCTCCTGCGCAATCTGTGCCCTGCATGGCGATGAGTCTGAGCTGACGGCCCATGAGGTCTGGCGGAGTGATCTCTGGTTGCTGCGACATCATCCTCGTCCTGCTCCGCTGACCGGTTGGTGTCTGCTGGATTCCCGGCGCCACTTTGGTGGTCCGATGAACTTTGCTCCTGACGAAGCGCGACAGTGGGGCGCTGTTGTGCAACGAGCTTCCCAGTTGATCTGTGAGGTCACAGGCTGCGATCGGGTCTATGCCATTGCATTTGGAGAGGGTGCCCGCCATTTGCATCTGCATCTGATCCCACGCTGCGGTGATGATCCGCGCACCAGCGCATGGAAGATTGCTGATCTCTATCGCGATATCGAAGCGGGAAAGGTCACTGCAGCTTCCACTGAGCATGTGCATGACTGGTTGCTGCGCGCCAGGGTTTTAGCCCCGGCATTCCTGAGTTGA
- a CDS encoding YcjF family protein yields the protein MTSGLTRRVLLSVGVIGTGQWLLSDVLHIPGGGLGIAVAATGLWWLSRPPKPPSFREPTSLKAWIERCERVLNQFAELEEVLELQGLRSSRETELRRIEGFDAPLTLGVVATEGSDLPATDQLQQALVGVSSLDLCLANPLPVTSTSWCWPDDLQELDVLLHVLSLPLRAADLLWLDQLPADRPVWLLLRSSAGKSADDHLQALRCQLPERWHQCLLPWSGQAIELRGVLQPVRQQLMRSGRVRQGTRQRLLSNLHRRWQADLETLRRERFRLLLQRSQWIVAGVVIASPVPSVDLLAVAVGNGLMVKEMATIWSCPWSAEVLQVVARQLGSAALAQGVVELSGQALLGLAKLDGASWIAAGAMQGLSAAYLTRVVGVSMADWMALNAGVAEPDLDELKRQAPLLVARAAEQERLNLAGFAQQAREWIEERNSCTTA from the coding sequence ATGACATCCGGTTTGACCAGACGTGTTCTGCTGTCAGTTGGCGTGATCGGAACCGGTCAGTGGCTTCTGTCGGATGTGCTGCACATTCCTGGTGGTGGGCTGGGCATTGCTGTTGCTGCTACTGGCCTGTGGTGGTTGTCCAGGCCTCCGAAGCCACCCAGCTTCCGTGAGCCGACATCCTTGAAAGCTTGGATCGAGCGCTGTGAGCGGGTGTTGAACCAATTCGCGGAGCTTGAGGAGGTGTTGGAACTGCAGGGATTGCGCTCCTCCCGTGAAACTGAGCTGCGGCGAATCGAAGGCTTTGATGCGCCGCTCACTCTCGGTGTTGTGGCGACTGAGGGATCCGATCTGCCCGCTACTGATCAGTTGCAGCAGGCTTTGGTGGGCGTGAGCTCTCTCGATCTCTGCCTGGCCAATCCATTGCCGGTGACATCCACCTCCTGGTGCTGGCCTGACGACCTTCAGGAGCTGGATGTGCTGCTGCATGTGTTGTCCCTGCCTCTCCGTGCTGCAGACCTGCTCTGGTTGGATCAGCTGCCTGCGGATCGTCCGGTTTGGCTGCTGCTGCGATCCTCAGCCGGCAAATCTGCCGATGACCATCTGCAGGCTTTGCGCTGTCAGTTGCCGGAGCGATGGCATCAGTGCCTGCTTCCTTGGTCCGGTCAAGCCATCGAACTGCGGGGAGTGCTCCAGCCGGTTCGCCAACAGCTGATGCGTTCGGGAAGGGTGCGACAGGGCACCCGTCAACGCTTGCTCAGCAATCTGCATCGGCGCTGGCAAGCCGACCTTGAAACACTGCGAAGAGAGAGATTCCGCCTGCTGCTGCAGCGCAGTCAGTGGATTGTCGCTGGCGTTGTCATCGCTTCGCCTGTTCCCTCTGTTGATCTGTTGGCTGTTGCCGTGGGCAATGGCCTGATGGTGAAGGAGATGGCCACGATCTGGAGCTGTCCCTGGAGTGCCGAGGTGCTGCAGGTGGTCGCCAGGCAGCTGGGCAGCGCCGCCCTGGCTCAGGGTGTTGTGGAGTTGAGCGGGCAGGCGCTGCTTGGACTGGCCAAGCTTGACGGGGCCAGCTGGATCGCCGCAGGTGCCATGCAGGGATTGAGCGCTGCTTACCTGACCCGGGTGGTGGGCGTTTCCATGGCCGACTGGATGGCGTTGAACGCCGGCGTCGCTGAGCCCGATCTGGATGAGCTCAAGCGACAGGCTCCATTGTTGGTGGCGCGTGCTGCAGAGCAGGAGCGCCTCAATCTTGCTGGATTTGCTCAGCAGGCCCGTGAATGGATCGAGGAACGCAACAGCTGCACAACGGCATGA
- the thrS gene encoding threonine--tRNA ligase produces MPVVTLPNGTTKSFDGPVTIADVAASIGPGLAKAAVAGVVDGESLDMAMPIEKDVDLRLLTAKDAEGIDIIRHSFAHLVGHAVKQLYPEARMAIGPVIKDGFYYDIAYDKPFTPEDLEAIEQRMKELIAKDYEVNVEVVNRNQAKQAFESREEPYKLEIVEEIPDGEIIKLYHHEEYTDMCRGPHVPNTRHLRHFKLMKVSGAYWRGDSKNQMLQRIYGTAWSTEKELKSHLKQLEEAEKRDHRRLGRQLSLFHIQDNAPGMVFWHPPGWAIYQKLQQFIRRRLREAGYQEISTPQIVDRTLWEKSGHWDKFKEDMFTTSSENRDYAVKPMNCPCHVQIFNQGLRSYKDLPVRLSEFGSCHRNEPSGTLHGLMRVRNFVQDDGHIFCSEDQVQSEVSNFIDLVFDVYKTLGFDTISIKLSTRPEKRVGSDEVWDKSEKALQEALDNKNLEWELYPGEGAFYGPKIEFSLQDCLGRVWQCGTIQVDFSMPDRLDASFIGEDGLRHTPVMLHRAVLGSFERFIGILIENYAGEFPFWLAPEQIRILPVSDDARNFSETVQKQLLNQGISATVDESGERLGKLIRNGEKSKIPVLAVIGAKEAENNTVSLRSRKNGDLGEISVNELIDYCNNANTKKSEDPLVKAVD; encoded by the coding sequence ATGCCCGTCGTCACTCTTCCAAACGGAACCACCAAAAGTTTTGACGGGCCAGTCACCATCGCAGACGTCGCTGCATCAATCGGCCCCGGACTGGCAAAAGCAGCTGTCGCAGGAGTCGTTGACGGTGAATCCTTGGATATGGCTATGCCTATCGAAAAGGATGTTGACCTACGTCTGTTAACAGCAAAAGATGCTGAAGGAATTGACATCATAAGACATTCATTTGCTCATCTCGTAGGACATGCGGTCAAACAGCTTTACCCAGAAGCTCGTATGGCGATTGGTCCTGTCATTAAAGACGGATTTTATTATGACATTGCCTATGACAAACCCTTCACCCCGGAAGACTTAGAAGCCATAGAACAGCGAATGAAAGAACTGATTGCAAAAGACTACGAAGTGAATGTTGAGGTAGTGAATCGCAACCAGGCAAAACAAGCATTCGAATCCAGAGAAGAGCCATACAAACTGGAAATTGTTGAAGAAATACCCGATGGCGAGATAATCAAGCTCTACCACCATGAGGAATACACAGACATGTGCCGCGGGCCTCATGTCCCCAATACAAGACACTTGCGACATTTCAAATTAATGAAGGTGTCTGGTGCTTATTGGAGAGGTGACTCCAAAAACCAGATGCTCCAAAGAATCTATGGAACTGCCTGGAGTACAGAGAAAGAACTCAAATCGCACTTAAAACAGCTCGAAGAAGCCGAAAAAAGAGATCACCGACGCCTCGGTCGTCAGCTCTCGCTGTTTCACATCCAGGACAATGCACCAGGAATGGTGTTCTGGCACCCACCGGGATGGGCTATCTATCAAAAGCTCCAACAATTCATCCGAAGACGACTAAGAGAAGCTGGCTACCAAGAAATCAGCACTCCTCAGATTGTTGACAGAACCTTGTGGGAGAAATCAGGACATTGGGACAAGTTTAAAGAAGACATGTTCACAACCTCCTCTGAAAACAGAGACTACGCGGTTAAGCCAATGAACTGCCCGTGTCATGTTCAAATCTTCAACCAGGGATTACGTAGTTATAAAGACTTGCCAGTCAGACTTTCCGAATTTGGCTCATGCCACAGAAACGAGCCATCAGGAACACTTCATGGATTGATGAGGGTCAGAAACTTCGTTCAGGATGATGGGCATATTTTTTGCTCAGAAGACCAAGTTCAGTCCGAGGTTTCCAACTTCATCGACCTTGTATTTGACGTCTACAAAACACTTGGATTTGACACGATTTCAATCAAATTATCTACACGTCCTGAAAAGAGAGTGGGTAGCGATGAAGTCTGGGACAAATCCGAAAAAGCACTCCAAGAGGCATTAGACAATAAAAACCTGGAATGGGAGTTGTATCCAGGAGAAGGAGCTTTCTATGGCCCCAAAATCGAATTCTCTTTACAAGACTGCTTAGGAAGGGTATGGCAGTGCGGAACAATCCAGGTCGACTTCTCAATGCCTGACCGTCTCGATGCAAGCTTCATTGGGGAAGATGGATTACGCCATACACCCGTAATGCTTCACAGAGCAGTTCTCGGCAGTTTCGAACGCTTCATCGGCATTCTGATTGAAAACTATGCCGGTGAATTCCCGTTCTGGCTTGCACCAGAACAAATCAGAATCCTTCCAGTGAGTGATGATGCGAGAAACTTCTCTGAAACGGTCCAGAAACAGTTACTCAATCAGGGTATTTCCGCCACGGTCGATGAATCAGGGGAGCGCCTTGGCAAATTAATCCGCAATGGAGAAAAATCCAAAATCCCTGTGTTGGCAGTGATCGGAGCCAAAGAAGCCGAAAACAACACAGTCAGCCTTCGAAGCAGAAAAAATGGTGATCTTGGGGAAATATCTGTTAACGAATTGATCGATTACTGCAATAACGCAAACACCAAAAAATCAGAAGATCCTCTTGTCAAAGCAGTGGATTAA